One candidate division WOR-3 bacterium genomic window, CGCTTGTTAACCTGAAGAAAAAGGATGCTATTGCGGTTGCCCATGAGATGTACGCAAAGCCATTTTCTCGTTTGTTTTTAACTGCCGGTGCCGAAGCGCGAAAGCGTTGAATCCCGAAACGGTCTGGTTAGTCTAATAAGGTGAAGATTGAAAAAGATAAAAAGGAGGTGATGAAAATGGCTAAACATCTAACAACTTGGGACCCGTTCCGGGAGATGGTATCTTTGAGAGATGAACTGGACCGTTTGTTTGACTCGGTGTTCGGCAGGTTACCGCGCGAGCGGGGTGAGACTTACTGGGCACCGCCGATGGACATTGAGGAAACCGATGATGCGGTTATCGTCAGGGCAGAACTGCCCGGGATGAGTAAAGACGACATCAAAATCAGCCTCTCGGGCGATACCCTGACGATTTCCGGCGAGCGAAAGCAGGAGTCGGAAAAGAAGGGTAAAACCTACTATCGGATTGAGCGGGCTTACGGTAAGTTCCAGCGGACAGTAACCCTGCCGGCTGAGGTTGAAGGTGATAAGGCGAAGGCGACTTACCGTGCCGGGGTGCTGGAACTGGTTCTGCCGAAGTCCGAGAAGTCCAAGGCAAAAGAGATCAGCATCGTTGCCGAGGACTAATCTCCCGGAACTGATTAAGGAGACGCCGGTTCGGGCGTCTCCTTTTGCTTTTCTTGACCACAAAGACAGATAGTTTATGATTTAAAGTCTATGTTCAGGCGCAAACTTTTTTATTTGACGGTGCTGGCGCTGCTGACCGTTCTGGGATGTTCCGAGGCACCGCTCATTGAGCGGGAGGCAAATCGGGTTGTGCTTCTGGAACTGTTTTCCACTTTACCCGATGAGTGAGCCTATTGTGCGTCTGCGTTGCAGGCGCTGGACAGTTTGACGATGATTTACGGCGATTCGATTGTGCCGATCGTTTACTACTCGGCGGAGTCACATCCGGAACTGGAGAGCGAAGCCGGTCGGGCGCGGGCAAACTGGTACGGGGTTCAACCATCCCTTTTACCACTGGCGTTCTTTGACGGCACGAACCGGGCACCGCAGGTAACGCTCCCCGACTCTTTCTACCCGGTTTACCGGAATATGACCGATGGTGCCCGGGCACAAAAGACGGTTCTGGAGATGAAACTGGACAGCACAATCGTCGAGTCGCAGCGGATTGCGATTCGGGTACACATTGAACCAACCGATTCCACAATCGACGCGATGACCGGTCTACGGCTCGTGGCGGTGGTTTATGAGGATAGCGTGCCCTACTACTCGCTGTTGATGGGTGATACGGTTTATATTTCCCGGGTGGTGCGCACGGTGGTTGGTGACAGTTTCGGGGTGCCGCTGCGCTTGAAATTCGGGACCGGTT contains:
- a CDS encoding Hsp20/alpha crystallin family protein, whose product is MKIEKDKKEVMKMAKHLTTWDPFREMVSLRDELDRLFDSVFGRLPRERGETYWAPPMDIEETDDAVIVRAELPGMSKDDIKISLSGDTLTISGERKQESEKKGKTYYRIERAYGKFQRTVTLPAEVEGDKAKATYRAGVLELVLPKSEKSKAKEISIVAED